From Anopheles funestus chromosome 3RL, idAnoFuneDA-416_04, whole genome shotgun sequence, a single genomic window includes:
- the LOC125769028 gene encoding fasciclin-3-like: MRNKHYKNFALLVAFCSCYSLLAPVQSQHVETVPSSPSYHSLYDRNVDLLCKSDKPIDGCQIRLPGPFADTIDILPSGGSLPSGVKRIGDGSRGECGVRLSTVTSDRFGKFVCILTIAGEQYEEAIEVRQYVTPRPTDLKISKYTDLVDGGIRANQMLKARCNSKFGLPVSNLTWYLNGKPVDASLLKPAQITSEVQDQKNLQSIQQEVNLYVTPKENGMVLECVVNHPTFKTEQRSSFPLNVKFAPEEIPHIHIDELPASGSATVNITIRANPQPITRWTVNGRLIKEGESMDIYQAYIPRPTSANGEYRVLLKNNDCSKERATLYTLEATNMLGTQTYIIKAVRVDDVGTVENRNDDYNYHDDSNGSTFWLISVWTFFCSVMATRLL, from the exons GTCTACTAGCTCCAGTACAGTCTCAACATGTCGAAACCGTGCCCTCGTCACCATCGTACCACTCACTGTATGATCGTAACGTTGATCTACTGTGCAAGTCGGACAAACCTATTGACGGGTGTCAAATTCGGCTTCCCGGTCCGTTTGCCGACACTATCGATATCTTACCCAGTGGTGGCAGCTTACCCAGTGGCGTCAAACGTATCGGAGACGGTTCCCGCGGTGAGTGCGGCGTACGGTTGTCTACGGTTACTAGCGATCGGTTCGGTAAATTTGTCTGCATACTCACGATCGCTGGTGAACAATATGAGGAAGCGATCGAGGTACGGCAATACGTTACACCACGTCCAACGGATCTAAAGATCTCCAAGTACACGGATCTCGTCGACGGTGGTATACGGGCGAACCAGATGCTGAAGGCGAGATGCAACTCAAAGTTCGGTTTACCGGTGTCCAACCTAACCTGGTACCTGAACGGCAAACCGGTCGACGCGAGTCTACTCAAACCGGCCCAAATCACTAGCGAAGTGCAGGATCAGAAAAATCTACAATCTATCCAGCAGGAAGTGAACCTGTACGTTACACCGAAAGAGAATGGCATGGTGCTAGAGTGTGTGGTCAATCATCCGACATTCAAAACCGAGCAACGGTCATCCTTTCCACTAAACGTAAAAT TCGCACCGGAAGAGATACCACACATCCACATCGATGAGCTGCCGGCAAGCGGAAGTGCAACGGTCAACATTACCATCCGTGCCAACCCGCAACCCATCACCCGATGGACGGTCAATGGGCGGCTGATAAAGGAGGGCGAATCGATGGACATCTACCAGGCGTACATTCCTCGTCCAACATCG GCTAACGGCGAGTACAGGGTGTTGCTGAAAAACAACGATTGTTCGAAGGAGCGAGCGACGCTGTACACGCTCGAGGCAACGAACATGCTCGGTACGCAGACGTACATCATCAAGGCGGTGCGGGTGGACGATGTGGGTACGGTCGAGAACCGGAACGATGACTACAACTACCACGATGACAGCAACGGATCTACCTTCTGGCTGATAAGCGTCTGGACCTTCTTCTGCTCCGTGATGGCTACACGTCTGTTGTGA
- the LOC125769030 gene encoding nephrin-like isoform X1: MKRVAVFAVVLSAFFRCNHAIQVITEPSGQVTVAEGQQNVNLLCLVEEPMDFCIVKVPGAPAPFAASDKLPAPVEGIKFYGLGWSKGSCGITIDTIKPTHDGPFECTVSVKGQTYKGQIDISVSGEAVAPEPPKIELASNVDSRNGEFEFGKKVTMKCVSRNGWPGAKLSWYLDGVKLTDDVGAEFSETANRRTTVQQIYRRAIAVEDNRKQVTCRAEHSAYPGGFMETSLPIKLKKVYTNEKQEPQKEALTELIKPRAPQLIVSSEVAQRNGAFKAGSNLVVQCVSKDGNPPAGFLWFLNDQLIYEGLSAPFISRNIRGNTVQQTLTYRLKPADDGKMLICKARHPEGSEETRLKVSTYN; encoded by the exons ATGAAGCGTGTTGCAGTGTTTGCTGTGGTTCTAAGTGCATTTTTTAGATGCAACCATGCAATACAGGTGATAACGGAACCATCCGGACAAGTGACCGTGGCAGAAGGACAACAAAATGTGAACTTGTTGTGTCTTGTTGAAGAGCCCATGGATTTTTGCAT aGTAAAAGTTCCTGGAGCTCCAGCGCCGTTTGCTGCCAGTGACAAACTGCCCGCGCCGGTTGAGGGCATTAAATTTTACGGACTTGGCTGGAGCAAGGGATCCTGTGGTATCACGATCGATACAATCAAACCTACTCACGATGGACCGTTTGAATGCACCGTGTCCGTAAAGGGTCAGACGTACAAGGGCCAGATCGACATATCGGTCTCAGGTGAAG CAGTTGCACCCGAGCCACCGAAGATCGAGCTAGCGAGCAACGTTGACAGTCGTAACGGTGAATTTGAGTTCGGCAAGAAGGTCACCATGAAGTGCGTCTCCCGTAACGGATGGCCGGGCGCTAAGCTGTCATGGTATCTTGACGGTGTGAAGCTGACGGACGATGTTGGTGCGGAGTTCTCCGAAACTGCTAACCGACGCACCACTGTTCAGCAAATCTATCGACGTGCGATTGCTGTTGAAGATAACCGGAAGCAGGTGACATGCCGTGCCGAACATTCTGCCTATCCGGGTGGATTTATGGAAACTAGTTTGCCGATCAAGTTGAAGAAAG TGTACACTAATGAAAAACAAGAACCGCAAAAGGAAGCCCTTACAGAGCTGATTAAGCCCAGAGCTCCACAGCTGATCGTTTCCAGTGAAGTTGCGCAACGTAATGGAGCATTCAAGGCAGGAAGCAATCTGGTAGTACAGTGCGTCTCGAAGGATGGCAATCCACCAGCAGGATTCTTGTGGTTCCTCA ATGATCAACTGATTTACGAAGGTCTTTCAGCACCGTTTATCAGTCGGAACATCCGAGGCAACACGGTACAGCAAACGCTTACCTATCGTCTCAAGCCGGCCGACGATGGTAAGATGCTGATCTGCAAAGCGCGCCATCCGGAGGGAAGTGAAGAGACGCGACTAAAAGTCAGTACCTACAACTAG
- the LOC125769030 gene encoding nephrin-like isoform X2, whose amino-acid sequence MKRVAVFAVVLSAFFRCNHAIQVITEPSGQVTVAEGQQNVNLLCLVEEPMDFCIVKVPGAPAPFAASDKLPAPVEGIKFYGLGWSKGSCGITIDTIKPTHDGPFECTVSVKGQTYKGQIDISVSGEVAPEPPKIELASNVDSRNGEFEFGKKVTMKCVSRNGWPGAKLSWYLDGVKLTDDVGAEFSETANRRTTVQQIYRRAIAVEDNRKQVTCRAEHSAYPGGFMETSLPIKLKKVYTNEKQEPQKEALTELIKPRAPQLIVSSEVAQRNGAFKAGSNLVVQCVSKDGNPPAGFLWFLNDQLIYEGLSAPFISRNIRGNTVQQTLTYRLKPADDGKMLICKARHPEGSEETRLKVSTYN is encoded by the exons ATGAAGCGTGTTGCAGTGTTTGCTGTGGTTCTAAGTGCATTTTTTAGATGCAACCATGCAATACAGGTGATAACGGAACCATCCGGACAAGTGACCGTGGCAGAAGGACAACAAAATGTGAACTTGTTGTGTCTTGTTGAAGAGCCCATGGATTTTTGCAT aGTAAAAGTTCCTGGAGCTCCAGCGCCGTTTGCTGCCAGTGACAAACTGCCCGCGCCGGTTGAGGGCATTAAATTTTACGGACTTGGCTGGAGCAAGGGATCCTGTGGTATCACGATCGATACAATCAAACCTACTCACGATGGACCGTTTGAATGCACCGTGTCCGTAAAGGGTCAGACGTACAAGGGCCAGATCGACATATCGGTCTCAGGTGAAG TTGCACCCGAGCCACCGAAGATCGAGCTAGCGAGCAACGTTGACAGTCGTAACGGTGAATTTGAGTTCGGCAAGAAGGTCACCATGAAGTGCGTCTCCCGTAACGGATGGCCGGGCGCTAAGCTGTCATGGTATCTTGACGGTGTGAAGCTGACGGACGATGTTGGTGCGGAGTTCTCCGAAACTGCTAACCGACGCACCACTGTTCAGCAAATCTATCGACGTGCGATTGCTGTTGAAGATAACCGGAAGCAGGTGACATGCCGTGCCGAACATTCTGCCTATCCGGGTGGATTTATGGAAACTAGTTTGCCGATCAAGTTGAAGAAAG TGTACACTAATGAAAAACAAGAACCGCAAAAGGAAGCCCTTACAGAGCTGATTAAGCCCAGAGCTCCACAGCTGATCGTTTCCAGTGAAGTTGCGCAACGTAATGGAGCATTCAAGGCAGGAAGCAATCTGGTAGTACAGTGCGTCTCGAAGGATGGCAATCCACCAGCAGGATTCTTGTGGTTCCTCA ATGATCAACTGATTTACGAAGGTCTTTCAGCACCGTTTATCAGTCGGAACATCCGAGGCAACACGGTACAGCAAACGCTTACCTATCGTCTCAAGCCGGCCGACGATGGTAAGATGCTGATCTGCAAAGCGCGCCATCCGGAGGGAAGTGAAGAGACGCGACTAAAAGTCAGTACCTACAACTAG
- the LOC125769030 gene encoding nephrin-like isoform X3, with product MKRVAVFAVVLSAFFRCNHAIQVITEPSGQVTVAEGQQNVNLLCLVEEPMDFCIVKVPGAPAPFAASDKLPAPVEGIKFYGLGWSKGSCGITIDTIKPTHDGPFECTVSVKGQTYKGQIDISVSAVAPEPPKIELASNVDSRNGEFEFGKKVTMKCVSRNGWPGAKLSWYLDGVKLTDDVGAEFSETANRRTTVQQIYRRAIAVEDNRKQVTCRAEHSAYPGGFMETSLPIKLKKVYTNEKQEPQKEALTELIKPRAPQLIVSSEVAQRNGAFKAGSNLVVQCVSKDGNPPAGFLWFLNDQLIYEGLSAPFISRNIRGNTVQQTLTYRLKPADDGKMLICKARHPEGSEETRLKVSTYN from the exons ATGAAGCGTGTTGCAGTGTTTGCTGTGGTTCTAAGTGCATTTTTTAGATGCAACCATGCAATACAGGTGATAACGGAACCATCCGGACAAGTGACCGTGGCAGAAGGACAACAAAATGTGAACTTGTTGTGTCTTGTTGAAGAGCCCATGGATTTTTGCAT aGTAAAAGTTCCTGGAGCTCCAGCGCCGTTTGCTGCCAGTGACAAACTGCCCGCGCCGGTTGAGGGCATTAAATTTTACGGACTTGGCTGGAGCAAGGGATCCTGTGGTATCACGATCGATACAATCAAACCTACTCACGATGGACCGTTTGAATGCACCGTGTCCGTAAAGGGTCAGACGTACAAGGGCCAGATCGACATATCGGTCTCAG CAGTTGCACCCGAGCCACCGAAGATCGAGCTAGCGAGCAACGTTGACAGTCGTAACGGTGAATTTGAGTTCGGCAAGAAGGTCACCATGAAGTGCGTCTCCCGTAACGGATGGCCGGGCGCTAAGCTGTCATGGTATCTTGACGGTGTGAAGCTGACGGACGATGTTGGTGCGGAGTTCTCCGAAACTGCTAACCGACGCACCACTGTTCAGCAAATCTATCGACGTGCGATTGCTGTTGAAGATAACCGGAAGCAGGTGACATGCCGTGCCGAACATTCTGCCTATCCGGGTGGATTTATGGAAACTAGTTTGCCGATCAAGTTGAAGAAAG TGTACACTAATGAAAAACAAGAACCGCAAAAGGAAGCCCTTACAGAGCTGATTAAGCCCAGAGCTCCACAGCTGATCGTTTCCAGTGAAGTTGCGCAACGTAATGGAGCATTCAAGGCAGGAAGCAATCTGGTAGTACAGTGCGTCTCGAAGGATGGCAATCCACCAGCAGGATTCTTGTGGTTCCTCA ATGATCAACTGATTTACGAAGGTCTTTCAGCACCGTTTATCAGTCGGAACATCCGAGGCAACACGGTACAGCAAACGCTTACCTATCGTCTCAAGCCGGCCGACGATGGTAAGATGCTGATCTGCAAAGCGCGCCATCCGGAGGGAAGTGAAGAGACGCGACTAAAAGTCAGTACCTACAACTAG
- the LOC125769030 gene encoding nephrin-like isoform X4, with amino-acid sequence MKRVAVFAVVLSAFFRCNHAIQVITEPSGQVTVAEGQQNVNLLCLVEEPMDFCIVKVPGAPAPFAASDKLPAPVEGIKFYGLGWSKGSCGITIDTIKPTHDGPFECTVSVKGQTYKGQIDISVSVAPEPPKIELASNVDSRNGEFEFGKKVTMKCVSRNGWPGAKLSWYLDGVKLTDDVGAEFSETANRRTTVQQIYRRAIAVEDNRKQVTCRAEHSAYPGGFMETSLPIKLKKVYTNEKQEPQKEALTELIKPRAPQLIVSSEVAQRNGAFKAGSNLVVQCVSKDGNPPAGFLWFLNDQLIYEGLSAPFISRNIRGNTVQQTLTYRLKPADDGKMLICKARHPEGSEETRLKVSTYN; translated from the exons ATGAAGCGTGTTGCAGTGTTTGCTGTGGTTCTAAGTGCATTTTTTAGATGCAACCATGCAATACAGGTGATAACGGAACCATCCGGACAAGTGACCGTGGCAGAAGGACAACAAAATGTGAACTTGTTGTGTCTTGTTGAAGAGCCCATGGATTTTTGCAT aGTAAAAGTTCCTGGAGCTCCAGCGCCGTTTGCTGCCAGTGACAAACTGCCCGCGCCGGTTGAGGGCATTAAATTTTACGGACTTGGCTGGAGCAAGGGATCCTGTGGTATCACGATCGATACAATCAAACCTACTCACGATGGACCGTTTGAATGCACCGTGTCCGTAAAGGGTCAGACGTACAAGGGCCAGATCGACATATCGGTCTCAG TTGCACCCGAGCCACCGAAGATCGAGCTAGCGAGCAACGTTGACAGTCGTAACGGTGAATTTGAGTTCGGCAAGAAGGTCACCATGAAGTGCGTCTCCCGTAACGGATGGCCGGGCGCTAAGCTGTCATGGTATCTTGACGGTGTGAAGCTGACGGACGATGTTGGTGCGGAGTTCTCCGAAACTGCTAACCGACGCACCACTGTTCAGCAAATCTATCGACGTGCGATTGCTGTTGAAGATAACCGGAAGCAGGTGACATGCCGTGCCGAACATTCTGCCTATCCGGGTGGATTTATGGAAACTAGTTTGCCGATCAAGTTGAAGAAAG TGTACACTAATGAAAAACAAGAACCGCAAAAGGAAGCCCTTACAGAGCTGATTAAGCCCAGAGCTCCACAGCTGATCGTTTCCAGTGAAGTTGCGCAACGTAATGGAGCATTCAAGGCAGGAAGCAATCTGGTAGTACAGTGCGTCTCGAAGGATGGCAATCCACCAGCAGGATTCTTGTGGTTCCTCA ATGATCAACTGATTTACGAAGGTCTTTCAGCACCGTTTATCAGTCGGAACATCCGAGGCAACACGGTACAGCAAACGCTTACCTATCGTCTCAAGCCGGCCGACGATGGTAAGATGCTGATCTGCAAAGCGCGCCATCCGGAGGGAAGTGAAGAGACGCGACTAAAAGTCAGTACCTACAACTAG